A window of Streptomyces sp. DG1A-41 contains these coding sequences:
- a CDS encoding CDGSH iron-sulfur domain-containing protein: MPNSPSDRSAAPRRVTVQRKGPLLVEGPVEVELEDGSVVTSDRFRVALCTCRRSRRYPWCDTSHRDRA; this comes from the coding sequence GTGCCGAACTCCCCGTCTGACCGGTCCGCGGCGCCGCGCCGCGTCACGGTCCAGCGCAAGGGCCCGCTGCTGGTGGAGGGCCCGGTGGAGGTGGAGCTGGAGGACGGCTCCGTCGTCACCTCGGACCGCTTCCGCGTGGCCCTGTGCACCTGCCGCCGCAGCCGCCGCTATCCGTGGTGCGACACGAGCCACCGCGACCGGGCCTGA
- a CDS encoding alpha/beta hydrolase has translation MLADYARCLAAVIEDVGLGPAHVAGLSWGGTVVLELYRHHPELVRTLVLVDTYAGWKGSLPPAEVRARVEGAERMLAVPVEEFAPTMPGLFAGRPSAEAVRLLSVMSADARPRSMRTELTIMAETDHRDLLPEITVPTLLLWGELDTRSPVDLVARPLLGAIPEATLVVLPGAGHLSNIEAPEPFNRTVREFCLARS, from the coding sequence GTGCTGGCCGACTACGCCCGCTGTCTGGCGGCCGTCATCGAGGACGTGGGCCTCGGCCCGGCCCATGTCGCCGGCCTGTCCTGGGGCGGGACCGTCGTCCTGGAGCTCTACCGGCACCACCCCGAGCTCGTCCGGACGCTCGTCCTCGTCGACACCTACGCCGGCTGGAAGGGCTCGCTGCCCCCGGCGGAGGTGAGGGCGCGGGTCGAAGGGGCGGAGCGGATGCTCGCAGTCCCGGTCGAGGAGTTCGCACCGACCATGCCCGGCCTGTTCGCCGGGCGGCCATCGGCCGAAGCCGTCCGCCTGCTGTCCGTGATGTCCGCCGACGCCCGGCCCCGGAGCATGCGGACGGAGCTCACCATCATGGCCGAGACCGACCATCGCGACCTGCTGCCCGAGATCACGGTGCCGACCCTGCTGCTGTGGGGCGAGCTCGACACACGCTCGCCGGTCGACCTCGTCGCCCGTCCCCTCCTGGGGGCGATCCCGGAGGCCACCCTGGTCGTGCTGCCCGGCGCCGGGCACCTCAGTAACATCGAGGCCCCGGAGCCGTTCAACCGGACTGTTCGGGAGTTCTGTCTGGCCCGCTCCTGA
- a CDS encoding sigma-70 family RNA polymerase sigma factor yields MTEIPVPGTAAPLDEATGVFVDHRELLFGVVYNMLGSVADTEDVLQETWLSWTARGGGAPLAGVDNPRAYLVRVAVNHALRRRAVISRRQETYVGSWLPEPLVTDEGTDTADGPALRSESVSLAMLVVLESLTPLERAVFVLGEVFGYPHAEIAEIIDRSPAAVRQLAHRAREHVHARRPRYEAHPRVRREATERFVRAALGGDIAELMEVLAPDVTAWTDAGGKRKPASLRPVHGRDKVARLLTSGRGGPSNPVFRYRRVNGDDAAVLFDGDAPYAVLVLDLTPEGDRVRGIYVVANPDKLAHLPREAA; encoded by the coding sequence ATGACCGAGATCCCCGTACCCGGCACCGCCGCCCCGCTCGACGAGGCCACCGGGGTGTTCGTCGACCATCGCGAGCTGCTGTTCGGCGTCGTCTACAACATGCTCGGCAGTGTCGCCGACACCGAGGACGTCTTGCAGGAGACATGGCTGTCCTGGACGGCCCGCGGCGGGGGCGCTCCCCTGGCCGGCGTCGACAATCCCCGGGCCTATCTGGTCCGGGTGGCGGTCAACCACGCGCTGCGCCGCCGGGCCGTGATCAGCCGCAGACAGGAGACGTACGTGGGCTCCTGGCTGCCCGAACCCCTCGTCACCGACGAGGGAACCGACACGGCCGACGGTCCGGCGCTGCGCTCGGAGTCGGTGTCGCTGGCGATGCTGGTGGTCCTGGAGTCGCTGACCCCGCTGGAACGGGCCGTGTTCGTCCTGGGCGAGGTGTTCGGCTACCCGCACGCCGAGATAGCCGAGATCATCGACCGCTCCCCCGCCGCCGTACGGCAGTTGGCGCACCGGGCCCGGGAGCATGTGCACGCGCGGCGGCCTCGGTACGAGGCGCATCCGCGGGTGCGGCGGGAGGCGACCGAGCGGTTCGTGCGGGCGGCGCTCGGCGGGGACATCGCGGAGCTGATGGAGGTCCTCGCGCCGGACGTCACGGCGTGGACGGACGCCGGCGGCAAGCGCAAACCGGCGAGCCTGCGCCCGGTGCACGGCCGGGACAAGGTGGCCCGCCTGCTCACGTCCGGGCGGGGCGGCCCGAGCAATCCCGTGTTCCGCTACCGGCGCGTCAACGGCGACGACGCGGCGGTGCTGTTCGACGGCGACGCGCCCTACGCGGTCCTGGTCCTCGACCTCACCCCGGAGGGCGACCGGGTGCGCGGCATCTACGTCGTCGCCAACCCGGACAAGCTCGCCCACCTGCCCAGGGAGGCGGCGTGA
- a CDS encoding RICIN domain-containing protein: MPTPHPPRPPYPPPGGDHGESDESLAAPLRGSPEGEVAAHSVALLMARHWQPVREYAVICLASSAQAAEMVTGIAFHRTLNRLAFGESAVALRPALLVTVRDTVREWSGDDRISAVLPALQKPAGGRGLRAATSMTPENRVLAERAFQALPAAARCLLWHVEVEADPLSVPAGLLGMDTDIASAALEQARDTFREGCVHAHRELAPTQDCRFYNRLLDVPIRRGGALLPDVQDHLAECRYCRNAAEQLSHFEGGLGPLIAEAVLGWGVRRYLDSRPGRSSHGTRGGRAGRRGSGRGDGRPGGGRHRLLSRIPMQVRRVSGARIPEALRSSRALLSGVGAVSAGVLATVLIISASSYDGGQADPAGSSSAAGGNGAESVTPPETAGLPTAPGVTRLRNASAGLCLDVRDRPKEGSGAKLAECSTASWTQQWTYEEDGLLRSVADPGLCLDSHKDAGVVVLGTCAEEDDERGDDVRYDLTVQGELLPRWDEQLALASTNDDPGADIVVKVRDRSDGQRWQAEPVPTTAGSLSIEEQEGPTSRQVTVPHGRTA, from the coding sequence GTGCCCACCCCCCACCCCCCTCGTCCTCCGTATCCCCCGCCCGGCGGGGATCACGGGGAATCCGATGAATCTCTCGCCGCTCCGCTGAGAGGCAGCCCGGAGGGCGAGGTCGCCGCCCATTCCGTCGCGCTGCTGATGGCGCGGCACTGGCAGCCGGTGCGCGAGTACGCGGTCATCTGTCTCGCCTCGTCTGCGCAGGCCGCCGAGATGGTCACGGGAATCGCCTTCCACCGGACCCTGAACCGCCTAGCCTTCGGCGAGTCGGCCGTCGCGCTGCGCCCGGCGCTTCTGGTGACCGTGCGCGACACGGTCCGGGAGTGGTCCGGTGACGATCGAATATCCGCCGTACTGCCGGCGTTGCAGAAACCGGCCGGAGGGCGCGGGCTGCGCGCGGCGACGTCCATGACGCCCGAAAATCGCGTCCTCGCGGAGCGGGCATTTCAGGCACTTCCCGCAGCAGCGCGCTGTTTGCTCTGGCACGTCGAGGTCGAGGCCGATCCTTTAAGCGTCCCGGCCGGTCTGCTGGGCATGGACACCGACATCGCGTCGGCCGCACTCGAACAGGCGCGTGACACATTCCGCGAGGGGTGTGTACATGCCCATCGCGAACTCGCGCCGACCCAGGACTGCCGCTTCTACAACCGCCTCCTCGATGTCCCGATCCGCCGGGGCGGCGCACTGCTGCCCGACGTCCAGGATCATCTGGCGGAGTGCCGCTATTGCCGGAACGCGGCGGAGCAGCTGAGCCATTTCGAGGGCGGGCTGGGCCCGTTGATCGCCGAGGCGGTGCTCGGCTGGGGCGTCCGGCGCTACCTCGACTCACGCCCGGGCCGGTCCTCTCACGGCACGCGGGGCGGACGCGCGGGCCGGCGCGGCTCAGGACGGGGTGACGGGCGGCCCGGGGGCGGGCGCCACCGCCTGCTGTCCCGGATCCCCATGCAGGTCCGCCGGGTTTCGGGCGCCCGCATCCCGGAAGCGCTGCGCTCCTCACGGGCGCTGCTCTCGGGAGTCGGCGCGGTGTCGGCCGGGGTGCTGGCGACCGTGCTCATCATCAGCGCGTCGTCCTACGACGGCGGCCAGGCCGACCCGGCCGGCTCCAGCAGCGCCGCCGGCGGCAACGGCGCCGAGTCCGTGACGCCGCCCGAGACGGCCGGGCTTCCCACGGCACCGGGCGTGACGCGGCTGCGCAACGCCAGCGCCGGCCTGTGCCTCGACGTCCGGGACCGGCCGAAGGAGGGCTCGGGGGCGAAGCTGGCGGAGTGCTCGACGGCGTCGTGGACTCAGCAGTGGACGTACGAGGAGGACGGGCTGCTGCGCAGCGTCGCCGATCCCGGCCTGTGCCTGGACTCGCACAAGGACGCCGGCGTCGTCGTCCTCGGCACCTGCGCCGAGGAGGACGACGAGCGGGGCGACGACGTGCGCTACGACCTCACCGTGCAAGGGGAGTTGCTGCCCCGCTGGGACGAGCAGCTCGCCCTCGCCTCCACCAACGACGACCCCGGTGCCGACATCGTCGTCAAGGTCCGCGACCGCTCCGACGGACAGCGCTGGCAGGCGGAGCCCGTGCCGACGACGGCGGGTTCCCTGTCGATCGAGGAGCAGGAGGGTCCGACGTCCCGGCAGGTGACCGTGCCCCACGGCCGGACGGCGTGA
- a CDS encoding cytochrome bc complex cytochrome b subunit, translating into MSAGRGERLADWFDGRLGTHTLGRKYLRKVFPDHWSFLLGEICLYSFVVLVLTGVYLTLFFHPSMNEVTYQGSYTPLNGVRMSEAYASTLDISFDVRGGLLIRQLHHWAALVFVAGMLAHMMRHFFTGSFRKPREVNWLFGWLLLFLCLFEGLFGYSLPDDLLSGTGLRFVHGALLSVPIVGTYLAMFLFGGEFPGDDIVARFYSLHVLLIPGVMAALIVVHVLLVVYHKHTQFAGPGRTERNVVGAPFMPVYLAKAGGFFFLVFGVLTLMAAVATINPVWSYGPYRADQVSTGAQPDWYLGFAEGLVRIMPGWEITLWGHTLVLGVFIPIAVFPLLLLFIGVYPFLEARLTGDRHEHHLLDRPRNRPVRTAIGAAWISLYLVLLAGGGNDIVATRFHLSINTVTWAVRIAMFVVPAVVLVVTRRICLGLQLRDRELVLHGRATGVIKRLPHGEYVEVHEPLDQARLHTLTAHERPGELMLRSGPDRTPEQSG; encoded by the coding sequence GTGAGCGCCGGACGCGGTGAGCGGCTCGCGGACTGGTTCGACGGCAGGCTCGGCACTCACACGCTCGGCCGGAAGTACCTGCGCAAGGTGTTCCCCGACCACTGGTCCTTCCTGCTCGGCGAGATCTGCCTGTACAGCTTCGTGGTGCTGGTCCTCACCGGCGTGTATCTGACGCTGTTCTTCCATCCGTCGATGAACGAGGTGACGTACCAGGGGAGTTACACACCGCTGAACGGCGTGCGCATGTCCGAGGCGTACGCCTCGACGCTGGACATCAGCTTCGACGTGCGCGGCGGGCTGCTGATCCGGCAGCTGCACCACTGGGCGGCGCTGGTCTTCGTCGCCGGGATGCTGGCGCACATGATGCGGCACTTCTTCACGGGCTCGTTCCGCAAGCCGCGGGAGGTCAACTGGCTGTTCGGCTGGCTGCTGCTCTTCCTCTGCCTGTTCGAGGGCCTGTTCGGCTACTCGCTGCCCGACGACCTGCTGTCGGGCACGGGCCTGAGGTTCGTGCACGGCGCGCTGCTGTCCGTGCCGATCGTGGGGACGTACCTGGCGATGTTCCTGTTCGGCGGCGAGTTCCCCGGCGACGACATCGTGGCCCGCTTCTACTCGCTGCACGTCCTGCTGATCCCCGGAGTCATGGCCGCCCTGATCGTCGTCCATGTGCTGCTGGTCGTCTACCACAAGCACACCCAGTTCGCGGGCCCCGGGCGCACCGAACGCAATGTCGTGGGAGCGCCCTTCATGCCGGTGTACCTCGCGAAGGCGGGCGGCTTCTTCTTCCTGGTGTTCGGGGTGCTCACGCTGATGGCGGCGGTGGCGACGATCAACCCGGTGTGGTCGTACGGCCCCTACCGCGCCGACCAGGTGTCCACGGGCGCCCAGCCCGACTGGTATCTCGGCTTCGCCGAGGGACTGGTGCGGATCATGCCCGGCTGGGAGATCACGCTGTGGGGCCACACGCTGGTGCTGGGCGTGTTCATCCCGATCGCGGTGTTCCCGCTGCTGCTGCTCTTCATCGGCGTGTACCCGTTCCTGGAGGCCAGGCTCACGGGCGACAGGCACGAGCACCATCTGCTGGACCGGCCGCGCAACCGCCCGGTCCGCACGGCGATCGGGGCGGCCTGGATCAGCCTCTATCTCGTGCTGCTGGCGGGCGGCGGCAACGACATCGTGGCGACCCGCTTCCACCTGTCGATCAACACGGTGACCTGGGCGGTGCGGATCGCGATGTTCGTCGTCCCGGCGGTCGTCCTCGTCGTGACCCGGCGGATCTGCCTGGGGCTACAGCTCCGCGACCGGGAGCTGGTGCTGCACGGCCGGGCGACCGGTGTGATCAAGCGGCTGCCGCACGGCGAGTACGTCGAGGTGCACGAGCCGCTCGACCAGGCCCGGCTGCACACCCTGACCGCCCACGAACGGCCCGGGGAGCTCATGCTCAGGAGCGGGCCAGACAGAACTCCCGAACAGTCCGGTTGA
- a CDS encoding protease inhibitor, translating into MRNTARWAMTLGLTATAVCGPLSGAALASPGQAPTALYAPSALVLTVGHGESAAAATPERAVTLTCAPRHSGTHPVAASACAELRGVGGDIHALTATDGVMCTKQYDPVVVTVDGVWQGQRVSYERTFSNECVKNAYGSGVFAF; encoded by the coding sequence ATGCGGAACACCGCGCGCTGGGCCATGACCCTCGGCCTGACGGCCACCGCCGTCTGCGGACCCCTCTCCGGGGCCGCGCTCGCCAGTCCGGGTCAGGCCCCCACCGCGCTCTACGCCCCGTCGGCCCTCGTGCTCACGGTGGGCCACGGTGAGAGCGCGGCCGCCGCGACTCCGGAACGCGCGGTCACCCTGACCTGTGCTCCGAGGCACTCCGGCACGCACCCGGTCGCCGCCTCGGCCTGCGCGGAACTGCGCGGTGTCGGCGGCGACATCCACGCCCTGACCGCCACGGACGGCGTGATGTGCACCAAGCAGTACGACCCGGTGGTCGTCACCGTCGACGGTGTCTGGCAGGGCCAGAGGGTCTCCTACGAGCGCACGTTCTCCAACGAGTGCGTGAAGAACGCCTACGGTTCCGGCGTCTTCGCGTTCTGA
- a CDS encoding alpha/beta fold hydrolase: MTDFVLVAGSWLGAWAWDEVAAELRGAGHDVHPLTLSGLAEKQGVPAGQRTHVRDIVDEVERLGLRDVVLVGHSYAGIPVGQAAERIGERLRRVVFVDANVPVDGESFLSGCPSDHVRQSIAAHDGFWPPLGAPDYAGQGLTDEQIARIVDATPHPGATLTESAALSGPLGELPATYVKCLLDGDEPMPAVAELLKSDRWELVELDTGHWPMFSQPHALARLLEEAAGRP, translated from the coding sequence ATGACCGATTTCGTACTGGTGGCAGGGTCGTGGCTCGGAGCGTGGGCGTGGGACGAGGTGGCCGCGGAACTGCGCGGCGCCGGGCATGACGTCCATCCGCTGACGTTGTCGGGCCTCGCGGAGAAGCAGGGTGTGCCGGCCGGGCAGCGGACGCACGTGCGGGACATCGTCGACGAGGTGGAGCGCCTCGGCCTGCGCGACGTCGTCCTCGTGGGGCACAGCTACGCGGGCATACCGGTCGGGCAGGCCGCCGAGCGGATCGGGGAGCGGCTGCGGCGCGTGGTGTTCGTCGACGCGAACGTGCCGGTGGACGGGGAGTCGTTCCTGTCGGGCTGCCCGAGCGACCACGTGCGGCAGTCGATCGCCGCGCACGACGGGTTCTGGCCGCCGCTCGGGGCGCCGGACTACGCGGGGCAGGGGCTGACGGACGAGCAGATCGCGCGGATCGTCGACGCGACCCCGCATCCGGGGGCCACGCTCACCGAATCGGCCGCGCTCTCCGGCCCCTTGGGCGAGCTCCCGGCGACCTATGTGAAGTGCCTCCTCGACGGGGACGAGCCGATGCCGGCGGTGGCCGAACTCCTCAAGAGCGACAGATGGGAGCTCGTGGAGCTGGACACCGGCCACTGGCCGATGTTCTCGCAGCCGCACGCACTCGCCCGCCTCCTGGAGGAGGCGGCAGGCCGCCCCTGA
- a CDS encoding HemK2/MTQ2 family protein methyltransferase: protein MPGYPSAVNPLVPPGVYAPQEDTELLAGALFDEPLPPGAKVLDVGTGTGALALEAARRGLRVTAVDVSRRAVWAARLNAVRAGLPVRIRRGNLFDPVRGEWFDLILANPPYVPAPDGDGRPRGAARAWDAGGDGRLVVDRICREAPDLLRPGGVLLLVQSALSGPDLTVGQLRSSGLKAAVTRRRRIAFGPVLRGRERWLRERGLLPAAEDKEELVVVRAELPV from the coding sequence ATGCCGGGGTACCCGAGCGCCGTGAACCCACTGGTACCCCCGGGCGTCTACGCCCCGCAGGAGGACACCGAGCTTCTGGCCGGTGCCCTGTTCGACGAGCCGTTGCCGCCGGGCGCAAAGGTCCTGGACGTCGGCACCGGCACCGGTGCCCTGGCCCTGGAGGCCGCGCGCCGAGGCTTGCGTGTGACCGCCGTGGACGTGTCGCGGAGGGCGGTGTGGGCCGCGCGCCTGAACGCCGTGCGGGCGGGGCTCCCGGTCCGTATCCGGCGCGGGAACCTCTTCGATCCGGTGCGCGGCGAGTGGTTCGACCTGATCCTGGCCAATCCGCCGTACGTGCCGGCGCCGGACGGTGACGGACGGCCGCGGGGCGCGGCCCGCGCCTGGGACGCGGGCGGGGACGGACGGCTGGTCGTGGACCGGATCTGCCGGGAGGCACCTGACCTGCTGCGTCCGGGCGGGGTGTTGCTGCTGGTGCAGTCCGCGCTGAGCGGCCCGGACCTGACCGTCGGGCAGCTGCGCTCGTCCGGCCTGAAGGCCGCGGTGACGCGCCGGCGGCGGATCGCGTTCGGCCCGGTGCTGCGCGGCCGGGAACGCTGGCTGCGGGAGCGGGGACTGCTGCCCGCCGCCGAGGACAAGGAAGAGCTGGTGGTCGTCCGTGCCGAACTCCCCGTCTGA
- a CDS encoding Ppx/GppA family phosphatase: MRISVVDVGSNTVRLVVADADGGVPLPVHTAKWRLRLSEQVTPGGPLPEPAVEQLVHAVAEASRTATRWGAAGPLAFATAVVRSAPNRHEVLHTVRARTGVDLCTLPGEVEAELTFLGARRWMGWRSGPLALLDIGGGSLEVAFGRGRLPDFVASLPLGAGRLTHEFFKDEDPPSPERVRALRRKVRHQLRDVAARIRWEGPRTAVATSRTFQQLGRLCGTAPGRHGPFVDRQLHRAALREAIPRLAALPAAERAQLPGISAPRAAQSLAGAVVGHTAMKLTDLRSVTVCPWAIREGVLLRHIEDGPAWWAEVTRHNEEAAPPDPVPLRIATAST, translated from the coding sequence ATGCGAATCAGCGTGGTGGACGTGGGATCGAACACGGTCAGACTGGTCGTCGCGGACGCGGACGGCGGCGTACCGCTTCCGGTGCACACCGCCAAGTGGCGGCTCAGGCTGTCCGAGCAGGTCACACCGGGGGGACCCCTCCCGGAGCCGGCCGTCGAACAACTGGTGCACGCGGTCGCAGAGGCGAGCCGGACCGCGACCCGGTGGGGTGCGGCCGGCCCGCTGGCGTTCGCGACCGCCGTGGTGCGCAGCGCGCCGAACCGGCACGAGGTGCTGCACACCGTCCGGGCCCGTACCGGCGTGGACCTGTGCACCCTGCCGGGCGAGGTCGAGGCGGAGCTGACGTTTCTCGGGGCCCGGCGCTGGATGGGCTGGCGGTCGGGGCCGCTCGCCCTGCTCGACATCGGCGGCGGCTCGCTGGAAGTCGCCTTCGGGCGCGGTCGGTTGCCCGACTTCGTGGCATCGCTGCCGCTGGGCGCGGGGCGGCTCACCCACGAGTTCTTCAAGGACGAGGACCCGCCGTCGCCGGAGCGGGTGCGGGCGCTGCGCCGCAAGGTCCGCCACCAGCTGCGGGACGTCGCGGCGCGGATCCGCTGGGAGGGCCCGCGCACCGCGGTCGCCACCTCCCGCACCTTCCAGCAGCTGGGCCGGCTGTGCGGTACGGCACCCGGACGCCACGGCCCGTTCGTGGACCGGCAGTTGCACCGCGCGGCGCTACGGGAGGCGATCCCGCGGCTGGCCGCCCTGCCCGCCGCCGAGCGCGCGCAGCTGCCCGGCATCTCCGCGCCGCGTGCCGCGCAGAGCCTGGCCGGAGCGGTGGTCGGGCACACCGCGATGAAACTGACCGACCTCAGGTCCGTCACGGTCTGCCCCTGGGCGATCCGCGAGGGCGTGCTGCTGCGGCACATCGAGGACGGCCCGGCCTGGTGGGCGGAGGTAACCCGCCACAACGAGGAGGCGGCCCCGCCCGACCCGGTGCCGCTGCGCATCGCCACAGCCTCCACCTGA
- a CDS encoding iron-containing redox enzyme family protein: protein MELDREGPGLPTPRGPLSRGVEAYLRGAGRLPRLEDVARAAVYGEDLQLALYLCYELHYRGFAGVSPDREWDPDLLRIRAALEHRFLSALRADARVHDSVDEALADLLVEPVDGTGVTHFLRDEGELWHLREYAAQRSLYHLKEADPHAWVLPRLWGRAKAAMAAVEFDEWGGGRADRVHARLFADLMTDLGLDTTYGRYLDATCAEALVTVNLMSLFGLHRALRGALVGHFATVEITSSPGSRRLAEAMRRTGAGPAAEHFYDEHVEADAVHEQVVRHDVIGGLLEEEPHLAADVVFGIDATEFVEDRFGARLLADWRMSRSSLHEPLAQEVAHIS from the coding sequence ATGGAGCTCGACCGTGAAGGACCAGGACTGCCCACCCCGCGCGGCCCGCTGAGCAGGGGCGTCGAGGCATACCTGCGGGGCGCGGGCCGGCTGCCCCGGCTCGAGGACGTCGCCCGTGCCGCGGTGTACGGCGAGGACCTCCAGCTGGCGCTCTACCTGTGCTACGAGCTGCACTACCGCGGCTTCGCGGGAGTGTCCCCCGACCGCGAGTGGGACCCGGACCTGCTGCGCATCCGAGCGGCTCTGGAGCACCGCTTCCTGTCCGCCCTGCGCGCCGACGCCCGGGTCCACGACAGCGTGGACGAGGCGCTGGCGGACCTCCTGGTCGAGCCGGTCGACGGCACGGGCGTCACCCACTTCCTGCGCGACGAGGGCGAGCTGTGGCACCTGCGCGAGTACGCGGCCCAGCGCTCCCTGTACCACCTCAAGGAGGCGGACCCGCACGCCTGGGTGCTGCCGCGGCTGTGGGGCCGGGCGAAGGCGGCGATGGCGGCGGTGGAGTTCGACGAGTGGGGCGGCGGCCGCGCCGACCGTGTACATGCCCGGTTGTTCGCCGACCTGATGACGGATCTGGGCCTGGACACCACGTACGGCCGCTACCTCGACGCGACGTGTGCCGAGGCCCTGGTCACGGTGAACCTGATGTCCCTCTTCGGCCTGCACCGGGCCCTCAGGGGCGCCCTGGTCGGCCACTTCGCGACGGTCGAGATCACCTCGTCACCGGGGTCGCGGCGACTCGCCGAGGCGATGCGCCGCACCGGCGCAGGTCCGGCGGCCGAGCACTTCTACGACGAGCACGTCGAGGCCGACGCGGTCCACGAGCAGGTGGTGCGCCATGACGTCATCGGCGGCCTGCTGGAGGAGGAGCCGCACCTGGCCGCGGACGTCGTGTTCGGGATCGACGCCACCGAGTTCGTCGAGGACCGCTTCGGCGCCCGGCTGCTCGCCGACTGGCGCATGTCACGTTCATCCCTACATGAGCCGCTTGCCCAGGAAGTCGCCCATATCTCCTGA
- a CDS encoding toxin Doc, giving the protein MAPVIHIDVPWLLQRHEEVLPDQPTVNDFSALVAAVARHRVDPPRLGVNSDAAWRAAALLHTIAVLRPLPSANARFACATAVAYMFVSGAGIDPPYGALVDLARDLMSGTTDVYGAADRLRSWQI; this is encoded by the coding sequence ATGGCACCCGTCATTCACATCGACGTGCCCTGGCTGCTCCAGCGCCACGAAGAGGTCCTGCCGGACCAGCCCACCGTCAACGACTTCTCCGCGCTGGTCGCCGCCGTCGCCCGGCACCGCGTCGACCCGCCGCGCCTCGGGGTGAACTCCGACGCGGCCTGGCGGGCCGCCGCGCTGCTGCACACCATCGCCGTGCTCCGGCCGCTGCCGTCGGCCAACGCCCGCTTCGCGTGTGCGACGGCCGTGGCGTACATGTTCGTCAGCGGCGCCGGCATCGACCCGCCCTACGGTGCCCTCGTCGACCTCGCCCGCGACCTGATGTCCGGCACGACCGACGTCTACGGCGCGGCGGACCGGCTGCGATCCTGGCAAATCTGA
- a CDS encoding lactate 2-monooxygenase — protein MGRHWADFQYEIYLNGMTGAVPRLPTDPARLEELTEQRLGPGPVGYVAGSAGNGSTARANRAALERRRIVPRMLRDVHERDLSVEVLGRALPAPLALAPVGVLSIMHPDAESAAARAAAAQGVPFILSSASSTPMEQVAEAMGDAERWFQLYWPRDPEVARSFLNRARAAGFSVLVVTLDTPLLAWRPRDLDQAYLPFLHGVGTANCFSDPAFQAGLAKPVHEDPNAAVMHFVGMFADPAKSWPDLAFLRENWDGPIVLKGVLHPDDARQAAEAGMDGVVVSNHGGRQVAGAVAAADALPRVAEAVGDRLAVLFDSGVRTGDDIFKALALGARAVLLGRPYVYGLGLDGRPGVEHVIRCLLAELDLTLALSGHATPGTIGPADLVEDPA, from the coding sequence GTGGGCAGGCACTGGGCGGACTTCCAGTACGAGATCTATCTGAACGGGATGACGGGTGCCGTACCGCGGCTGCCCACCGATCCGGCCCGGCTGGAGGAGCTGACCGAGCAGCGGCTCGGGCCCGGCCCGGTCGGCTATGTGGCGGGCAGCGCGGGCAACGGCAGCACGGCCCGCGCCAACCGGGCGGCCCTGGAGCGTCGTCGGATCGTGCCGCGCATGCTGCGGGACGTGCACGAGAGGGACCTGTCGGTCGAGGTGCTGGGCCGTGCCCTGCCGGCCCCGCTGGCGCTGGCCCCGGTCGGCGTGCTGTCGATCATGCACCCGGACGCCGAGTCCGCGGCGGCCCGGGCCGCCGCGGCGCAGGGCGTGCCCTTCATCCTGTCGTCCGCGTCGAGCACGCCCATGGAGCAGGTCGCCGAGGCGATGGGCGACGCCGAGCGGTGGTTCCAGCTGTACTGGCCCAGGGACCCCGAGGTGGCCCGCAGTTTCCTGAACCGGGCGAGGGCGGCCGGGTTCAGCGTGCTCGTGGTCACCCTGGACACGCCGCTGCTCGCGTGGCGGCCGCGCGATCTCGACCAGGCGTATCTGCCGTTCCTGCACGGCGTCGGCACGGCCAACTGCTTCTCGGACCCGGCCTTCCAGGCAGGTCTGGCCAAACCGGTCCACGAGGATCCGAACGCGGCCGTGATGCACTTCGTCGGGATGTTCGCCGACCCGGCGAAGAGCTGGCCTGACCTGGCGTTCCTGCGGGAGAACTGGGACGGCCCGATCGTCCTCAAGGGCGTTCTGCACCCGGACGACGCCCGGCAGGCCGCGGAGGCGGGCATGGACGGCGTCGTCGTCTCCAACCACGGCGGGCGCCAGGTGGCCGGGGCTGTCGCGGCGGCCGACGCGCTGCCCCGCGTTGCGGAGGCGGTGGGCGACCGGCTCGCCGTCCTCTTCGACAGCGGCGTCCGCACCGGCGACGACATCTTCAAGGCACTCGCCCTCGGCGCCCGCGCGGTCCTCCTCGGCCGCCCGTACGTCTACGGTCTGGGCCTGGACGGCCGGCCGGGCGTCGAACACGTCATCCGCTGTCTGCTGGCCGAACTCGACCTCACCCTCGCCCTGTCGGGCCACGCCACGCCCGGCACGATCGGTCCGGCCGACCTCGTCGAGGACCCGGCGTGA